From Pusillibacter faecalis, one genomic window encodes:
- a CDS encoding amidohydrolase, translating into MERLFADKIIQNGVVLTVNSKDEIAEAVAIRGDRILAVGSSADIAAYRDDHTQVIDAGGKTVLPGFIDAHIHLGMYGLLDHGVINVAYPKVSSIADIQALIREDAAKKKPGEWIKLNGYDHNKLAEKRHPTKEELDEAAPSNPVQLTRCCAHMGVYNTLALKIAGVTSADQYAPDEVVLNEDGSLHGLLKETAHMDTSTKVEYSNQELIEGYVNGDRLLLSMGVTSAHDAGAYGAISTRALQDACLTGAVKARVNAMIFDMFGKQSGIRYIDSYLHTGIHSGCGNEHFRVGPVKIMLDGSSSGPSSAVIDGYTHDPDNHGIQVWTQEEADEMVMKAHKAGYQVTAHAVGDKAVTIMVNAIEKALTACPRKDHRHRIEHCGITNPELIGRIAKLGIVPISNPSFISINGTDYNRYYGSRVDFMFAMKSYLDAGIITAIGSDAPITVPNPMNSLFGALNRMDQKTGDTVGQMQKVDVLQAVRMFTYNGAYASFEENVKGSLEPGKLADVVILDQDLLTWPAEQVRDVQVRYTLIGGEVVYARD; encoded by the coding sequence ATGGAACGACTTTTTGCAGACAAGATCATTCAAAACGGTGTTGTTCTGACCGTCAACAGCAAGGATGAGATCGCCGAGGCGGTCGCCATTCGGGGCGACCGGATTTTGGCGGTTGGAAGCAGCGCGGACATAGCCGCCTATCGGGATGACCACACCCAGGTGATTGACGCCGGCGGCAAAACCGTCCTGCCCGGTTTTATTGACGCGCATATTCATCTGGGCATGTATGGCCTGCTGGATCACGGCGTCATCAACGTGGCCTATCCCAAGGTCTCCTCCATTGCGGATATTCAGGCGCTCATCCGGGAGGATGCGGCGAAGAAAAAGCCTGGCGAGTGGATCAAGCTCAACGGCTATGACCACAACAAGCTGGCGGAAAAGCGCCACCCCACCAAAGAGGAGCTGGATGAAGCGGCCCCCAGCAACCCGGTCCAGCTCACCCGCTGCTGCGCGCACATGGGCGTTTACAACACCCTGGCGCTGAAAATCGCGGGCGTCACCAGCGCGGACCAGTATGCTCCGGATGAGGTGGTCCTGAACGAGGACGGCAGCCTCCACGGACTTTTGAAGGAAACCGCCCACATGGACACCTCCACCAAGGTGGAGTACAGCAACCAGGAGCTGATCGAGGGCTATGTCAACGGAGACCGGCTGCTGCTGTCCATGGGTGTGACCTCCGCCCATGACGCGGGCGCCTATGGGGCCATCTCCACCCGGGCGCTGCAGGACGCCTGTCTCACCGGGGCGGTGAAGGCGCGGGTCAACGCCATGATCTTCGACATGTTCGGCAAGCAGTCCGGCATCCGATACATCGACTCCTACCTGCACACCGGCATCCACAGTGGCTGCGGCAATGAGCATTTCCGGGTGGGCCCCGTGAAGATCATGCTGGACGGCAGCTCCAGCGGCCCCTCCTCCGCCGTGATTGACGGCTATACCCATGACCCCGACAACCACGGCATCCAGGTCTGGACTCAGGAGGAGGCCGACGAGATGGTGATGAAGGCCCACAAGGCCGGCTATCAGGTGACAGCGCACGCTGTGGGCGACAAGGCCGTGACCATCATGGTCAACGCCATTGAAAAGGCGCTGACGGCCTGTCCCCGCAAGGACCACCGCCACCGCATCGAGCACTGCGGCATCACAAATCCGGAGCTGATCGGACGGATTGCAAAGCTCGGAATCGTGCCTATCTCCAACCCCTCCTTCATCTCCATCAACGGCACGGACTACAACCGCTATTATGGCTCCCGGGTGGACTTCATGTTCGCCATGAAGAGCTATCTGGACGCCGGGATCATCACCGCCATCGGCTCCGACGCGCCGATTACGGTTCCCAATCCCATGAACAGCCTCTTCGGGGCACTGAACCGGATGGATCAAAAGACCGGCGACACGGTGGGTCAGATGCAGAAGGTGGATGTGCTGCAGGCGGTCCGGATGTTTACCTACAACGGCGCCTACGCCAGCTTTGAGGAGAATGTCAAGGGCAGCCTGGAGCCTGGGAAGCTGGCCGATGTGGTCATCCTGGATCAGGATCTGCTGACCTGGCCGGCCGAGCAGGTCCGGGATGTCCAGGTGCGCTATACGCTCATCGGCGGCGAGGTTGTTTACGCCCGGGACTAA
- a CDS encoding DUF4367 domain-containing protein — translation MAEKSFDALLYQALLEAGWQENRTAWEGTEEPAFSPQYLRWRTRLLADPFGWGKKQLRPLWAKALRTAACILLAASVTLGSLMAVSPTVRAAVLNWLREISGNLMTYTSSQPAKTNTLPSSWRITWLPEGWTLQHMYTDTWKYCGPHGKSHLTFACYTPGDNEITTNLDDVVDAEMAREHIQVGDTAADYYVSDRYQVLLWENEEGFLFMLRGDTFLDQESFLRIAESVAYYEGPDTTYTLEWVPENYKSFGQDDLVGAGQEQWTYHGVSLTWRYLTDGICGFTLPMDEPEEIPLGDGTAWYWAAEQLPSENEDPPEDFSATVGDVSVSVSVSGPDDTRTATLLWTDPETNTVFFLEGQLGQEDLVRMAESVVQTEAERDVLPSNWRITWLPEGWTLQHMTTNLWKYRGDSGSLMYACYAPGSTDLTTNVDDVSDADAVRESIQIQGHSADYYESEEYRVLLWENEEGFLFLLRGDSSLDRESLLSIAESIVYYDDPGIAYELDWAPSEYEPMYRDELVGAAQEEWTFQKTSLTWRYVIDPVCGFLLPDGEPEEVTLGDFTAQYWAAEEPFEAEDSGPTMINGEPVEGSGSSVTAGGVTITVSGDPDADQTSTLLWTDPGTNTTFLLEGALDRYDLMRMAASVAQTAPNPSPPSHHAALMEGTAGG, via the coding sequence ATGGCTGAGAAATCCTTTGATGCGCTGCTGTACCAGGCTTTGCTGGAGGCGGGCTGGCAGGAGAACCGGACCGCCTGGGAGGGGACGGAGGAGCCGGCCTTTTCACCCCAATACCTCCGCTGGAGGACGCGGCTGCTGGCAGACCCCTTTGGCTGGGGGAAGAAACAGCTGCGGCCCCTGTGGGCCAAGGCCCTGCGGACAGCGGCCTGCATCCTGCTGGCCGCCTCCGTGACGCTGGGTTCCTTGATGGCGGTGAGTCCCACGGTTCGGGCGGCGGTGCTGAACTGGCTGCGGGAGATCAGCGGAAACCTGATGACCTATACCTCCAGCCAGCCTGCCAAGACCAACACCCTGCCCTCCAGCTGGCGCATCACCTGGCTGCCGGAGGGCTGGACGCTCCAGCACATGTATACCGACACATGGAAATACTGTGGGCCGCACGGAAAGAGCCATTTGACCTTTGCTTGTTACACGCCCGGGGACAATGAGATCACCACCAACCTCGATGATGTAGTAGATGCAGAGATGGCCCGGGAGCACATCCAGGTGGGAGACACCGCCGCAGACTACTATGTATCTGACAGATATCAGGTGCTGCTGTGGGAGAATGAGGAGGGCTTCCTCTTCATGCTCCGTGGCGATACTTTCCTGGACCAGGAGAGCTTCCTGCGGATCGCGGAGAGTGTTGCTTACTATGAGGGGCCGGATACCACCTACACGCTGGAGTGGGTGCCGGAGAATTACAAGTCCTTCGGACAGGACGATTTGGTCGGAGCGGGTCAGGAGCAGTGGACCTATCATGGTGTCAGTCTGACCTGGCGCTATCTGACGGATGGCATTTGCGGCTTTACCCTGCCGATGGATGAGCCGGAGGAGATCCCGCTGGGAGACGGGACCGCTTGGTACTGGGCGGCGGAACAGCTGCCCTCTGAGAACGAAGATCCGCCGGAGGACTTTTCCGCCACGGTGGGAGATGTCTCCGTCTCTGTTTCTGTCAGCGGTCCGGACGATACCAGAACCGCTACGTTACTATGGACAGACCCGGAAACAAACACGGTATTTTTCCTGGAGGGGCAACTTGGCCAGGAGGACCTGGTACGGATGGCAGAAAGTGTGGTACAAACAGAGGCGGAGCGTGACGTCCTGCCCTCCAACTGGCGCATCACCTGGCTGCCGGAGGGCTGGACACTCCAGCACATGACCACCAATCTCTGGAAGTACCGAGGGGACTCCGGCAGTCTGATGTACGCCTGTTACGCTCCTGGCAGCACAGACCTAACCACCAACGTAGATGACGTATCAGACGCGGATGCTGTGCGGGAGAGCATCCAGATACAGGGGCATTCCGCCGATTACTATGAGTCTGAAGAGTACCGGGTGCTGCTGTGGGAGAATGAGGAGGGCTTTCTCTTCCTGCTGCGGGGGGATTCCTCTTTGGATCGGGAGAGCCTTTTGAGCATTGCCGAAAGCATTGTGTATTACGATGACCCGGGGATTGCCTATGAACTTGACTGGGCACCCTCGGAATACGAACCCATGTACCGGGACGAACTGGTGGGAGCGGCGCAGGAAGAGTGGACCTTCCAAAAGACCAGCTTGACCTGGCGGTATGTGATAGACCCCGTCTGCGGGTTCCTTCTGCCGGACGGAGAGCCTGAGGAGGTCACCCTGGGGGACTTCACGGCGCAGTACTGGGCGGCGGAGGAGCCTTTTGAAGCTGAGGACTCCGGACCTACCATGATCAACGGGGAACCGGTGGAAGGAAGCGGTTCCTCGGTCACGGCAGGCGGCGTGACGATTACAGTCAGCGGCGACCCGGATGCGGATCAAACCAGTACGCTTTTGTGGACGGACCCGGGCACCAATACCACCTTCCTGCTGGAAGGAGCGCTGGACCGCTATGATTTGATGCGTATGGCGGCCAGCGTGGCGCAAACGGCGCCGAACCCCTCTCCCCCGTCCCATCATGCCGCGCTGATGGAGGGAACCGCCGGCGGCTGA
- a CDS encoding response regulator transcription factor, with translation MKKILIIEDEPDIQELLCAYLRDAGYETATAGDGVTALTLFQSRSFDLVLLDILLPKIDGFGVCELIRRSSQVPILMLTALDGEEQQLRGFGLDIDDYVTKPFSMPVLLEKIRVILRRNTGAAESCLRYRDLTMRLDAREVLLEGRPLELTAREFELLHTFLAAPGRVFTREMLLAKLWGYDFFGDERVVDSHIKNLRHKLGRGYIETVRGVGYRAAKENQ, from the coding sequence GTGAAAAAAATCTTAATCATAGAAGATGAGCCGGATATTCAGGAGCTGCTCTGTGCCTACCTCCGGGATGCCGGGTATGAAACAGCTACCGCGGGAGATGGCGTGACGGCTCTGACGCTGTTTCAATCACGCTCCTTTGACTTGGTGCTCCTGGACATCCTGCTGCCGAAAATCGACGGCTTTGGAGTCTGCGAACTGATCCGCCGGAGTTCCCAGGTCCCGATCCTGATGCTTACGGCCCTGGACGGAGAAGAACAGCAGCTCCGGGGATTTGGCCTGGACATTGACGACTATGTGACAAAACCCTTTTCCATGCCCGTTCTGCTGGAGAAAATCCGGGTGATTCTGCGCCGGAATACCGGCGCGGCGGAGAGCTGCCTGCGCTACCGGGATCTGACCATGCGGCTGGACGCCAGAGAGGTCCTTCTGGAGGGCCGTCCCCTGGAGCTAACCGCCCGGGAATTTGAACTGCTGCACACCTTTTTGGCCGCGCCGGGGCGTGTGTTTACCCGGGAAATGCTGCTGGCCAAGCTCTGGGGCTATGACTTTTTCGGGGACGAACGGGTGGTGGACAGCCACATTAAGAACCTCCGACATAAGCTGGGGCGGGGATATATCGAGACTGTGAGAGGAGTGGGGTATCGTGCTGCGAAGGAAAATCAGTGA
- a CDS encoding DUF4367 domain-containing protein: protein MKKRFPGFLSGCLTTLTALALSATALAASGQVTFSFANVALDGETKLAAGTTITAANGQQVPSSILYTDAAGGKTNYLPIRAISELLGVEIGYDSATKTVLLGEQGLPAAEKHWKRTVDGTSFTYTSQRPETPYTVPPAWRPAWLPEGWELSETFHSTTQAKYRFTGDGGHVSFICAYPDKASIGSTVRHEQTIQNCQQVAVQGYPADLYTEKDGWTYLVWEGEDGILFWFSGTGISTEDLTRMAESVRPDTEQLPEYRLGWMPAGYREFERTVLGSAVQETWLGRDASVTLLYAAGPVELPEGEAEAVKVNGMEAWYWQAEEPYESGGGSMTVNGEEIEGSQTEIGGVTISTGTIAGPGAAGVNTLAWKDPSTEICFRIHGTVDKDTMLQIAEQIKSPAQ from the coding sequence ATGAAAAAACGATTTCCGGGGTTCCTGTCTGGATGCCTGACCACGCTGACCGCCCTGGCCCTGAGCGCCACAGCCCTGGCTGCCAGCGGCCAGGTGACGTTTAGCTTCGCAAACGTGGCCCTGGACGGGGAGACAAAGCTTGCCGCTGGAACCACCATCACTGCCGCCAACGGCCAGCAGGTTCCCTCCTCCATCCTCTACACCGACGCCGCCGGCGGCAAGACCAACTATCTGCCCATCCGGGCCATCAGCGAACTGCTGGGGGTGGAGATCGGCTATGACTCCGCCACGAAAACCGTCCTGCTGGGCGAGCAGGGCCTGCCCGCTGCGGAGAAGCATTGGAAAAGGACGGTGGACGGCACGAGCTTTACCTACACCAGCCAAAGGCCCGAAACGCCCTATACCGTACCGCCTGCCTGGCGCCCTGCCTGGCTGCCGGAGGGGTGGGAGCTGTCGGAGACCTTTCACAGTACCACCCAGGCCAAATACCGGTTTACTGGAGACGGCGGGCACGTAAGCTTCATATGCGCATATCCGGACAAGGCCTCCATCGGGTCCACAGTGCGTCACGAGCAAACCATTCAAAACTGCCAACAGGTAGCTGTGCAGGGTTATCCAGCAGATCTCTACACGGAGAAAGACGGATGGACCTATCTCGTCTGGGAGGGAGAGGACGGCATTTTGTTCTGGTTCTCCGGAACCGGCATCAGCACCGAGGACCTGACCCGGATGGCGGAGAGCGTGAGGCCCGACACGGAGCAGCTTCCGGAGTATCGGCTGGGCTGGATGCCAGCGGGATATCGGGAGTTTGAACGCACGGTCCTGGGCTCCGCGGTCCAGGAGACCTGGCTGGGCCGGGACGCCAGCGTGACGCTGCTGTACGCCGCCGGACCGGTGGAGCTGCCGGAGGGGGAAGCGGAGGCTGTGAAGGTCAACGGAATGGAGGCCTGGTATTGGCAGGCGGAGGAACCCTATGAGAGCGGCGGCGGGTCTATGACGGTGAACGGCGAGGAGATCGAGGGCAGCCAAACGGAGATCGGCGGCGTGACCATTTCCACCGGCACCATCGCCGGCCCCGGTGCGGCGGGAGTCAACACCTTGGCCTGGAAGGACCCGAGTACGGAGATCTGCTTCCGCATTCATGGGACGGTGGACAAGGACACGATGCTGCAGATTGCGGAACAGATCAAGTCCCCTGCGCAGTGA